In one window of Holophagales bacterium DNA:
- a CDS encoding SDR family oxidoreductase, translating into MDATTSSVSPLLDLEGRVALVTGASRGIGAATASLLGRCNARVAIHFGKSRTEAEEVANGIARSGGLQAAVFQAELGSDDERRRLHREVVATLGSPLLLVHNAGIYVRNPFEETDDAAFLSRWRTTQSVNLESAAHLTLLALPAMRAARFGRIVMVASRAAFRAETDAASYAVSKAGMVSLARCLARNEGSHGITANSICPGWVDTEMARPDVDVRKAEIEAEIPLGRIATAEDCARAILFYLSPLAPYANGTALGLNGGSFLH; encoded by the coding sequence ATGGACGCGACGACTTCCTCCGTCTCCCCTCTCCTCGACCTCGAGGGCCGCGTCGCCCTCGTCACGGGCGCCTCCCGCGGCATCGGCGCCGCCACGGCGAGCCTTCTCGGACGCTGCAATGCCCGGGTGGCGATCCACTTCGGGAAGAGCCGCACGGAGGCCGAGGAGGTCGCAAACGGTATCGCCCGATCCGGCGGGCTGCAGGCGGCCGTGTTCCAGGCCGAGCTCGGCAGCGACGACGAACGCCGGCGCCTCCACCGCGAGGTCGTGGCCACTCTCGGTAGCCCGCTGCTCCTCGTCCACAACGCCGGGATCTACGTGAGGAATCCCTTCGAGGAGACCGACGACGCCGCCTTCCTCTCCCGCTGGAGGACGACGCAGAGCGTGAACCTCGAGTCGGCGGCGCACCTGACGCTCCTGGCGCTCCCGGCGATGCGCGCCGCCCGCTTCGGGCGGATCGTCATGGTCGCCTCCCGGGCGGCCTTCCGCGCCGAGACCGACGCGGCGAGCTACGCCGTCTCGAAAGCCGGGATGGTCAGCCTCGCGCGCTGCCTGGCCCGGAACGAGGGGTCGCACGGCATCACGGCGAACTCCATATGCCCGGGCTGGGTCGACACCGAGATGGCACGTCCCGACGTCGACGTGCGGAAGGCGGAGATCGAGGCGGAGATCCCGCTCGGGCGCATCGCGACCGCCGAGGACTGCGCCCGGGCGATCCTCTTCTACCTCTCCCCGCTGGCTCCTTACGCCAACGGCACCGCCCTGGGGCTCAATGGAGGTTCGTTTCTCCACTGA
- a CDS encoding NADH-quinone oxidoreductase subunit I produces the protein MPGRVVTIQPHEPTLGERLYLPLLQGMALTLKKFVANVFTPKTRPTIEYPEQRRPYSDRYRGRHILKAREDGTLKCVACYMCATACPADCIHIEAGEHPNLAYEKYPTVFEIDLLRCVMCGFCVDACPKDAIWMTKDYEMSYFSRKDAVYGIPELTEKPSDTGAGGPGYGYRPYYGASPAKKAGQFEPSGLSLLPMTLARNAAINRVPPPPPKPQAPATAKPAT, from the coding sequence ATGCCCGGAAGAGTCGTCACGATTCAGCCCCACGAGCCGACGCTCGGCGAGAGGCTCTACCTGCCCCTGCTGCAGGGAATGGCACTGACGCTGAAGAAGTTCGTCGCGAACGTCTTCACGCCGAAGACGCGGCCGACGATCGAGTACCCGGAGCAGCGGCGTCCGTACTCCGACCGCTACCGGGGCCGCCACATCCTCAAGGCGCGCGAGGACGGCACGCTGAAATGCGTCGCCTGCTACATGTGCGCGACGGCCTGCCCGGCCGACTGCATCCACATCGAGGCGGGGGAGCACCCGAACCTGGCCTACGAGAAGTACCCGACGGTCTTCGAGATCGACCTCCTGCGCTGCGTCATGTGCGGGTTCTGCGTCGACGCCTGCCCGAAGGACGCCATCTGGATGACGAAGGACTACGAGATGTCGTACTTCTCGCGGAAGGACGCCGTCTACGGGATTCCCGAGCTGACGGAGAAGCCTTCGGACACCGGTGCGGGCGGCCCCGGGTACGGCTACCGGCCTTACTACGGCGCGAGCCCGGCGAAGAAGGCGGGGCAGTTCGAGCCCTCCGGCCTGTCGCTCCTCCCGATGACGCTGGCGCGCAACGCCGCGATCAACCGGGTCCCGCCGCCGCCTCCGAAGCCCCAGGCGCCGGCGACCGCAAAGCCTGCAACTTAG
- a CDS encoding NADH-quinone oxidoreductase subunit D, whose protein sequence is MGIRFDGHPNLARLLTHNGFVGHALRKDYEAGQRWLCTDEDVLQTALAAKSDLPEDVFETMTLNFGPSHPSTHGTLRIVLRVDGERIVAAESECGYLHRCFEKMSETHTYTQVIPYTDRLNYCSPMINGNGYARAVEQMLGIEIPARARAVRVVLSEFSRIMDHMVCIGANLVDLGGLTTFWYSYQAREEIYSLLEACCGARLTSSYARIGGLSLDVPDNFVEWCRTLGKSVTTHIREVETLLTKNRIFQKRMSGTGVVTKEQAIAWGFTGPCLRASGVGYDVRKDKPYDGYDEVDFDVPVTTAGDNYSRYLVRMEEMRQSLRIIEQVVAKLPGGPVVSDDYRVVLPPKEMVYNEMEGLIFHFKNVFEGIQVPAGEIYSYTEGANGELGYSIVSDGSGRPYRVKVRPPCFPLFAAFEKIIIGGMVSDSVATLGTLNIIAGELDR, encoded by the coding sequence ATGGGGATACGGTTCGACGGGCACCCGAATCTCGCCCGCCTCCTGACGCACAACGGCTTCGTCGGCCATGCCCTTCGCAAGGACTACGAAGCCGGGCAGCGCTGGCTCTGCACCGACGAGGACGTTCTCCAGACCGCCCTCGCCGCGAAGTCCGACCTCCCGGAGGACGTCTTCGAGACGATGACGCTCAACTTCGGGCCGTCGCACCCTTCGACGCACGGCACGCTCCGGATCGTCCTCAGGGTGGACGGCGAGCGGATCGTGGCGGCCGAAAGCGAGTGCGGGTACCTGCACCGCTGCTTCGAGAAGATGTCGGAGACGCACACGTACACGCAGGTGATCCCCTACACGGACCGCCTGAACTACTGCTCGCCGATGATCAACGGCAACGGGTATGCCCGGGCCGTGGAGCAGATGCTCGGAATCGAGATCCCGGCCCGGGCGAGGGCGGTCCGGGTCGTCCTGTCGGAATTCTCGAGGATCATGGACCACATGGTCTGCATCGGGGCGAACCTCGTCGACCTCGGCGGCCTGACGACGTTCTGGTACTCCTATCAGGCGAGAGAAGAGATCTACTCCCTCCTCGAGGCCTGCTGCGGGGCGCGGCTCACGTCGAGCTACGCGCGCATCGGGGGGCTCTCCCTCGACGTGCCCGACAACTTCGTCGAGTGGTGCCGGACGCTCGGCAAGAGCGTCACGACGCACATCCGGGAGGTCGAGACCCTCCTGACGAAGAACCGGATCTTCCAGAAGAGGATGTCGGGGACCGGCGTCGTGACGAAGGAGCAGGCGATCGCATGGGGCTTCACGGGTCCCTGCCTCCGGGCATCGGGCGTCGGCTACGACGTCCGCAAGGACAAGCCGTACGACGGTTACGACGAGGTCGACTTCGACGTCCCCGTGACGACGGCAGGCGACAACTACTCGCGCTACCTCGTCCGGATGGAGGAGATGAGGCAGTCGCTCCGGATCATCGAGCAGGTCGTCGCCAAGCTCCCCGGAGGGCCGGTCGTCTCCGACGACTACCGCGTCGTCCTCCCGCCGAAGGAGATGGTCTACAACGAGATGGAAGGGCTCATCTTCCACTTCAAGAACGTCTTCGAGGGGATCCAGGTGCCGGCAGGAGAGATCTACTCGTACACGGAGGGGGCGAACGGGGAGCTCGGCTACTCGATCGTCTCCGACGGGAGCGGGCGCCCCTACCGCGTGAAGGTGCGCCCCCCCTGCTTCCCGCTCTTCGCGGCCTTCGAGAAGATCATCATCGGCGGCATGGTCTCCGACTCGGTGGCCACGCTCGGGACGCTCAACATCATCGCCGGCGAGCTGGACCGGTAG
- the nuoB gene encoding NADH-quinone oxidoreductase subunit NuoB has protein sequence MSDKNVPLPAARIAPPLAPGVPSTVGTDFLTTKLDALVQWAHKNSLWPMPFGTACCAIEFMSSVSSHYDLARFGAEVVRFSPRQADLMIIAGTITDKQAPILRKIYDQMPEPKWVISMGVCACTGGFYRAYHVVQGVDEIVPVDVYVAGCPPTPENLIHGLIELQKRIQSGELARHREAKTYVPIRVGTDPQVESLPAWSNAVMAPGRSHGREFPEMAESAEAEAEAEKGSKA, from the coding sequence ATGAGCGACAAGAACGTACCTCTTCCGGCGGCGCGGATCGCGCCGCCGCTCGCGCCGGGAGTCCCGTCGACCGTGGGGACCGACTTCCTCACGACGAAGCTCGACGCGCTCGTCCAGTGGGCCCACAAGAACTCGCTCTGGCCGATGCCGTTCGGGACGGCCTGCTGCGCCATCGAGTTCATGTCGTCGGTCTCGTCCCACTACGACCTCGCGCGGTTCGGAGCCGAGGTCGTGAGGTTCTCGCCGCGCCAGGCCGACCTGATGATCATCGCGGGCACGATCACCGACAAGCAGGCGCCGATCCTCCGGAAGATCTACGACCAGATGCCCGAGCCGAAGTGGGTCATCTCGATGGGCGTCTGCGCCTGCACGGGAGGCTTCTACCGCGCCTACCACGTCGTTCAGGGCGTCGACGAGATCGTCCCGGTCGACGTCTACGTGGCGGGGTGTCCTCCGACCCCGGAGAACCTGATCCACGGACTGATCGAGCTGCAGAAGCGGATCCAGTCGGGAGAGCTGGCCCGGCACCGGGAGGCGAAGACCTACGTCCCGATCCGCGTCGGCACCGACCCGCAGGTCGAGTCGCTCCCCGCCTGGTCGAATGCGGTCATGGCGCCTGGCAGGTCTCACGGCCGGGAGTTCCCCGAGATGGCCGAGTCGGCCGAGGCCGAGGCTGAGGCCGAGAAGGGGAGCAAGGCGTGA
- a CDS encoding (2Fe-2S)-binding protein → MDDAPVSEKHARILLKYKPVCICNGIKYPRVADAIARGARSVEEVAQETGCTTGSCHGERCVPVILEMLDGKR, encoded by the coding sequence ATGGACGACGCCCCCGTTTCCGAGAAGCACGCCCGGATCCTGCTGAAGTACAAGCCCGTCTGCATCTGCAACGGGATCAAGTACCCCCGCGTGGCCGACGCCATCGCCAGGGGCGCCCGGAGCGTAGAGGAAGTGGCGCAGGAGACCGGTTGCACGACCGGCTCCTGTCACGGGGAGCGCTGCGTCCCCGTCATCCTCGAGATGCTCGACGGAAAGCGCTGA
- a CDS encoding peptide deformylase: MAILKVMKLGADVLRRPATQIEPKDLKRGRFRGLFDDLRETMVEYSGTGLAAPQVAAGVRAFLYMVEPAGKRGTGLEVPPTILVNPSFEVLDPKEVEDWEGCLSVPFLAARVPRPKKVRVRALSETGRPVDFVAEDFHARVVLHENDHLDGVVYLDRVKDRASIRYTVDF, from the coding sequence TTGGCGATTCTCAAGGTGATGAAGCTCGGTGCGGACGTCCTGCGTCGCCCGGCGACCCAGATCGAGCCGAAGGACCTGAAGCGCGGGCGCTTCCGGGGGCTCTTCGACGACCTGCGCGAGACGATGGTCGAGTACTCGGGGACGGGGCTCGCCGCTCCCCAGGTCGCGGCTGGGGTCCGCGCGTTCCTCTACATGGTCGAGCCCGCCGGCAAGCGCGGGACCGGCCTCGAGGTGCCCCCGACGATCCTCGTCAACCCCTCGTTCGAGGTGCTCGACCCGAAAGAGGTCGAGGACTGGGAGGGTTGTCTTTCCGTTCCGTTTCTCGCTGCCCGGGTCCCCAGGCCGAAGAAGGTCCGCGTCCGGGCGCTCTCCGAGACGGGGAGACCCGTGGACTTCGTCGCTGAGGACTTCCATGCCCGGGTCGTTCTGCACGAGAACGACCACCTCGACGGGGTGGTCTACCTCGACCGGGTGAAGGACCGAGCCTCCATTCGCTACACGGTCGACTTCTGA